The nucleotide sequence AAAAGGTTGAATCTGATAAAAGATGATTGAATTGCATTGAAtaataaaaaggttttattattattttattattttgcattATTTCAGCCAGGCAACCAAATTATTTCATAAACAAATGATTCATCAGAAAGTTCATGAAATCTGTAAGTGGAGAAAACGTCCAAATGTCGTCACAAAGTCTCTTTATCTTCATATTTCTTATTTCAAGGCCGCAGAGGTCCAGTCCCAAACCCATCGACTCTGCCTCTCGGGTCGCTCTGCGGGCGCCCCCGCCTCGTACACGCGCTCCGCGGCCAGTATGAGGTGTGATCCCGATGAGCCTGCTCTCGATCAGCCCTCGGGTTTGTCTTTGTTGGGGCCCATGAAGTCCACCCCCTCGATCGGTATGTCCTTCTCCTTGATGGCCTTCTGCACGCAGTGTTGGTACTTCCGGAAGCTGTCGGTGCACGGGTCACCGCTGCGGTCGCCCTTCAGGAACTTCTCGGCGAACCAGCGGTTAAAACACTGGTCGTACTCCCGCTTCAGGTCGGTACACGCTTCGCCGACGCTGTTCATCTCCGACGACCGGGCAGAAACGGAGACGACGAGGCGGAACGTTGGAGGATCTGCGGCTTCAGCGCCGGGCCCTGCAGAGATGCTATAGGACACAGAGCTCTCACTCGGGAAACAATTCCAGACCTCGGGACCTCTTCTCCACTAAAGAAGGTCCAGTAGAATTTTCTTTAGTGGAGAagaggtctcgaggtcccgaaTTGTTTCCCGAAATCGGGAACGTACAGATTAAAAAATTAACAGGCACGTTGATAAACTAAAATGCACCAAATAAACGGAACTAAAAACAGACCTAATTTATTTTGTAACAtttataataaaacaaaaaaatactggtaaattttgttattttcttgtgCCTGTGTGAAAACGCCAAacctttgattttattttaataaattccCGTTACCCTCAAATGAATCAACAGCGTGTGGACCTACGCACTAAGTACTGAAGACAACCAACAGTCCAGTTCTTGCTGGATGCAATGTATATCTTACAGACATACAGTAAAATgccttaataaaaaaaatattaaccTCAAAAACATTTGAAACTGGAATTTTGTCTGTTGGtgagttttttgttttctggCGGAGTGAGGCTTCTTACTTTACTTGTGTCCCGCCTTTTGCCCAAATCTCGCGGGACAATAGTTTGGCCGTTTGAAATCTCGCGTTACACCAGGAAGACGAAAGACGCACTGGACTAATCAAAACGAACCCACCTATTTTACAAATTTCCATCATTTACCGCGACATAAAGTCCAGACGGAAGTTGGGACAGGTGGGTAGAAAGAAGATAATAATAATCTAAGCTGTTTTCTCAGCTACCTTTAACCAAAGTCCCACGTTAGCCTGTGTGTAAGGCGCCGTCATTGTTATGGCCTGTATTTTGGTGTAGCTGTTAGCCGAATGTTAGCTGGTCCACTTGGCTTCAATAAAAATAACGTGGGTGGTTCTGTCGCAGTCAACCCGAGGCTGAGATATGTCAGACAGTGAGGACAGTGACTTTTCTGACAACCAGAGCGAGCGCAGCAGTGATGGGGAGgccgaggaggtggaggaaaacgAGGTAAGCTAGCCGTTCATTCGAAGATGCTAACTGCGCTAATATAAACAAGCAGATTAAAGTGTTAAAATGGGCCCCAGTGACCGACGTTAACCACCGGAGATGACCAGCAACAGAGGGTTAAGATCACTGTCCGAACAGTGCTTTTACTCCTATGAATACTGCCCTAATCATTCCCatcattttctgccttttaaactagttatttaattatttttaatcttattttaCAATAAGTTATTACTAAATATTAGTTACTCATTAGATATTGTATTAGCGTAGGTTATTAAGCATGAGTTTGTGAAGATCCATTttgaaatgaacattttaatgcTTGAGCGCTGGGTAAGAAGAAGATTCTTTTGAATGTTACCAGGAGGAGACCGCTAGTCCTGTGGGCAGTGACAAGGTAGccgaggaagagggggaggacctggacgacgaagaggagtatgatgaagaggaggaagaggaggatgatgatcgTCCAAGGAAGAAGCCCAGGCACGGGGGGTTCATCCTGGACGAAGCTGGTGAAGACACATCCATTATTCCCTTTTCCTGTAAAGAGGTGGGCTGCGTCCTATTCAGTTATTCTTTTACGTTGTAGATGTGGATGATGAgtatgaagatgaggaggatcaGTGGGAGGAAGGTGCTGAAGACATCCTGGAGAAAGGTGAggttttactttactttttagTAGTAACAAATCAGCTGTCTCTTCTTTGAATCCAGTCCGCACCAGCTTCGCTAACTAGCCGGAGGTTGTTTCAGACAACAGGGCAGAATTTACTGTGGTGTATTCAAGCTCAGATAATCTTTTGTGCCGCTCAGTCAACAGCAACGGACCCGTGTGGACAAACACCAACCACTTTGTACTGATTTATGCAGAAGTAAAAAAGCTCAGCGATGTTATCAGCCTCTGAACGGGTTTTAAACGTTGATGGTGGTTTTGGACTTTACATTTCTCTCTGACTTCTCTTTTATCACTGTTTCTCTCCGTCATGCCTGTCCTCTTCAGTTAACGGTAATTCTCCTCTCATGTCGTCATCACATGTCTGACGCCGGCCACGCGTCACCGTCCTACGTCTGGGATGGAATTCCATAAAAATTCCACAAAAAAGGGCAGCAAGTCACAAATCCAGACATGACAAAATGTCCCTCAAGTTTATCCACCAGTTTCATTTCCTGCAATTAACAATTGAACCAAAAATTAAGAGCCAAGTGTTGTTTGGTGCTCATTTGTGAAACCAGACGACCTTACCATATTAACGACCATACAGATGCAGCGATGAGGCTGATTTTTACAGGTAGTTTTCAACTAACAGAACTAATGAGTTATTTCCatattcttcatcatcatcatcatcctcatcagtcCTGACGATAGTCTAGAACGACAGGAAAtcaaaaatcttttttaaattagaaaaaTGCAGCTGGGACAAGTTTATCAGTGGTGTGATGCTGGTGTTGAAAACGACTttatcctgtttttaataagacgGACTGGCTCTTCTTCAGGCCGAGCACTGGTCCTCTCTCTGGAGAACCCCCCCGCAgcacctgttgctgctgtagacCCAGTCAGGGTGTTTGGGCCGGTCGGTGATTGGCCAGTTTAGACTAACTGATGAGCCATCACCCGAGGGAACCTCATCTCATTTAACTAACCCATGTTCTGTTTACTCAGGACCCCCAAATATTCTTAAGCTCTTTTTATTTGCAACAAAGTGCCTGAGATGATGATGTTAAACATCAATGACCTCTTCAAGACTGGCCAGACAGACCCAAAGACCAGGAGAGATAACGGAAatataggagacagagcacaatctataggagacagagctcaagctataggagacagagctcaagctataggagacagagctcaagctataggagacagagcacaatctataggagacagagctcaagctataggagacagagctcaatctataggagacagagctcaatctataggagacagagctcaatctataggagacagagctcaatctataggagacagagctcaagctataggagacagagctcaatctataggagacagagcacaatctataggagacagagctcaagctataggagacagagcacaatctataggagacagagctcaagctataggagacagagcacaagctataggagacagagctcaagctataggagacagagctcaatctataggagacagagcacaatctataggagacagagctcaagctataggagacagagctcaagctataggagacagagctcaagctataggagacagagcacaatctataggagacagagctcaatctataggagacagagctcaatctataggagacagagcacaatctataggagacagagcacaagctataggagacagagctcaagctataggagacagagctcaatctataggagacagagctcaatctataggagacagagcacaatctataggagacagagcacaatctataggagacagagctcaatctATAGGAGAACATCGGGGAAGTTTCCAAAGATGACGACGTCATTGATGGGATCGGCGCCCTGACGCCCGATCACACATCTGGTAGAGCCCATCAGATGGTGGGAGCCTAAACGGAGCTCCTCTCTTCCCCATGGGAGCAGTAGGGGAACACGACCTAATGACCCTCCGGCGGACGCATGATGTGTGGCTTCAGTTcatcagagcagaagcagaaccaGTGTGCTGGCTTTGTTTCTGCTGGATCAGCCCATCGCTCTTGTGTTTGAACATCATTGTGGTCGTTCTCCCATCATGTTCTGTGGTGCTCTCATGACAtgttcctcctcatccctccatttcctcactttctcatcttctctctctcctctggtaTTTCTGTGTCACTGGTTGTTCCGAGCAGAAGAGGCTGAAGGTGAGTCTTATTCCCTTTATCTGTTTTCATCATTTGTATCTTTTACGTCCAGATTCTAATCCTGatttcatcacttcctgttcctgtcagtGTCCAACATTGAGCACATGGCTCTGGATGAAGATCACTCTGGATCCAGGCGGCTGCAGAACCTCTGGAGGTAAACTGTCCTGATCCAGGAAGTTGGTGCAGAGCGTTCTACGATTTAATCAGActctgttgccatgggaacaAAAACCGAGTCAGCCTCTTTTATGTTCTGCTCATCCTTGGAAACTGTTGAAGAACCAGCTGCTGCACAACaacgccacttcctgtgtgtgtgtgtgatgcagcagCGATGTGttggctgatgtgtgtgtgtgtgtgtgtgtgtgtgttttccagggactccagggaggaggcgTTGGGGGAATACTACATGAGGAAATATGCCAAGACACCTGGAGGCGAGCAGTGAGTCTTTCTGTGGCTCCACTTTTCTGTCTGTCCTGGTTTCTGCTTTTCTTAGATGGATCTATACAAGGATGCTGCAAACTCCacatctttatttctttattacaTCTTTATTTCAGCTGACATTGTTAAAATGCTGATTATTGAAGCTTTATATTCGGATCCTTTGGACTCTACGACCTGATGATGTTTCCTCTGTCTTGTGCAGTTACTCCGGAGGCTCTGAGGAGCTGTCTGATGACATCACCCAGCAGCAGCTACTTCCTGGAGTCAAGTAGGTGACACCTCGTCCACCAATCAGATCAGCCCGTGGGTCACTGTCACAACTGCATCTAAACCTTTGTGTTTGTCATCTGCAGAGATCCCAACCTATGGACGGTCAAATGTAAGGtgtgtcttctccctctctctcctacctcccaccccctcccctcccctcccctctctcctacCCCCTCTGCTACCCCCCATATCTACTGAACATCTCTGTCCACTCAGATTGGGGAGGAACGGGCGACGGCCATCGCGTTGATGAGGAAGTTCATCGCCTACCAGTTCACTGATACAGTAAGAAGCTCcagtttattaattattaattggTGTTTTTCTTGCTTCTCCAATGGACTCAGATCAGTGTGGTGGAGCCTGAGTGATTCAGAGGTGGTGCTGTAGACTTTAGGGCAGGTGTGAAGTGTCCCAGACATATTTAATCGTGGCAGGTCTGGAACACTGGTTTTCTAGTTTTTGCTTCAGTCGGTCggtgttttgttgtttgagtATTTGGTTTTCTGCTGATTGGCGGGTAAGtcctgactcctcccactgctccTCTCTCCACAGCCACTGCAGATCAAGTCCGTGGTGGCCCCCGATCACGTCAAAGGTTACATCTACGTGGAGGCATACAAACAGACGCACGTCAAGTCGGCGATTGAGGGAATCGGGAATCTGAGAATGGGTCTGTGGAACCAGCAGATGGTTCCCATCAAGGAGATGACTGATGTCCTGAAGGTGGTCAAAGAGGTCACTAACCTGAAGCCTAAATCCTGGGTCCGACTCAAGAGAGGCCTGTACAAGGATGACATCGCTCAGGTACCGATGAGCAGAACGGTCCCGGCGTGGGATCAGGTGGGAGGAGTCTCCTACTCATGATCTAAACCTGTTCTGTTCAGGTGGATTATGTGGAGCCAAGCCAGAACACCATCTCCCTGAAGATGATCCCGCGGATCGACCTGGACCGGATCAAGGCCAAGATGAGCCTGGTAGGATTGACAGACGGTGCTGAAGGTCGACCGCGGTCATGGGTCGTTTACACCTGTGAGTCTGTTTCTAGAAAGACTGGTTTGCCAAGAGAAAGAAGTTCAAGAGGCCTGGTCAGAGGCTGTTCGATGCAGAGAAGATCAGGTACGACCACGAGCACGTCCATGTGGACCCTTCAGCACATTTCCCGCTGAATCGGAACCATTTCATTTGAACTAATAAGCAGCTGTCTGGAGACTCGGATGAATAATTGGCAGCGCTGCTCGGTAACTTTGATTCCCAGGTCTCTAGGTGGGGAGGTGAGCCATGACGGAGACTTCATGATCTTCGAGGGAAACCGTTACAGCCGCAAAGGTTTCCTGTTTAAGAGTTTTGCCATGTCAGCTGTGGTGAGTGGTTGGAGTGGCGAGATGTTGGCTGAGAGGCTCCTCACCGGATTCACTTTCAGTTCTGCTCTTTCAGATCACAGACGGAGTAAAGCCCACCCTGTCAGAGCTGGAGAAGTTTGAGGACCAGCCAGAAGGGCTCGACTTAGAGGTGGTCACAGAGTCAGGTGAGCTCCACATGCTCCACGCTCACCTGGAGACGATACCTGCAGGGTCCCAACgggggcgctgctgctgcataaATACACACTGGCAACAGTTGTGCGATGGCAAAGGGTGAGAAAtgcatctgtggctgcaggtaAAGAGCGAGAACACAACCTGCAGGCTGGAGACAATGTGgaggtgtgtgagggagagttgATCAACCTGCAGGGGAAAATCCTGAGTGTGGACGGCAACAAGATCACCATCATGCCCAAACACGAGGACCTGAAGGTAAATCCTGACCAATGAGGTTAAAGTAGCAGCAAAACTAATATTAGCACATAACACCAatgatggcgtgtgtgtgtgtgtgtgtgcgtgcgtgcgtgcgtgcgtgtgttcagGACCCTCTGGAGTTTCCCGCTCATGAGCTGAGGAAATACTTCCGGATGGGCGACCACGTGAAGGTGATTGCTGGGCGCTACGAGGGCGACACGGGCCTCATCGTCAGGGTGGAGGAGAACTTCGTCATCCTGTTTTCTGACCTCACCATGCACGAGGTATTTGTTGCAGCCGCTCCTCCGCCCGCCCTCACGCCGTGTTGTCGGCAGCGTAATTACCGTCCGCGCCATGTCTCCAGTTGAAGGTGCTGCCCAGagacctgcagctctgctctgagaCGGCGTCGGGCGTGGACGCCGGCGGGCAGCACGAGTGGGGCGAGCTGGTTCAGCTGGATCCGCAGACAGTTGGAGTCATTGTCCGGCTGGAGAGGGAGACGTTTCAGGTGATGCCCGATTCCCAAGACAGCCCCTCAGATAAAGCTGAATCCTGTAACGTGGACCGTCAATGTCCCAGGTGCTGAACATGCACGGGAAGGTTCTGACCGTCCGCCATCAAGCAGTGAACCGCAGGAAGGACAACCGCTTCGCCGTGGCCTTGGACTCGGAGCAGAACAACATCCACGTCAAAGACATCGTCAAGGTGATCGACGGGCCGCACTCGGTGAGAGCATCCCcactcttcctttctctctcacacttcctgtttgtcgaTGTCACTTCCTGCGTCCCTTCCTCCCACAGGGTCGTGAGGGGGAGATCCGCCACCTGTTCCGAGGCTTTGCCTTCCTCCACTGTAAAAAGTTAGTGGAAAACGGcggcatgtttgtgtgtaagaCTCGACACCTGGTGTTGGCGGGCGGGTCCAAGGTGGGTGTCTCGCTGGCTGCGTCTCATGTGAGTCCAGTTCCTGCTCCACGTGTTGTAACGCTCGTCTCGTGTCCTCCTTCAGCCCAGAGACGTCACCAACTTCACGGTGGGGGGTTTCGCTCCAATGAGTCCTCGGATCAGCAGCCCCATGCACCACGGCGGGGGAGGTGGGTCAGAAATGttcctgtctgtcagtgtgGAGAAAGCAAGTGTGGCTCCAACGTGTCCGGGCTccttctgcaggggctcctcaaagagggggtggaggaggaggcgggatgTGGCGTGGGAGGGGACGACGGGACAATGAGCTGATTGGTCAGACGGTTCGCATCTCTCAGGGTCCCTACAAAGGTCAGAGTGGCAGGAagcacagtcatgtgacctcccgCCCCCTTAAACCAAAAGTGATGCCGTTTCCTGCTGTCCCAGGTTACATCGGAGTGGTGAAGGACGCCACAGAGTCCACGGCCCGAGTGGAGCTTCACTCCACCTGCCAGACCATCTCCGTGGACCGGCAGCGGCTGACGACCATGTGCGTCCTCAGGCGCCTCACCCTGCTGCAGTTTTCATCCAAGCTGATTGGCTCTTGGTTATCAATAatcctcctgctccaccacCTTCTCTGTAGGGGAGCAAAGAGACACAGTGGAATGACCTCCGCCCACAGTCGGACCCCCATGTACGGCTCCCAGACCCCCATGTACGGCACCGGATCAAGGACCCCCATGTACGGGTCGCAGACGCCGCTGCACGATGGTGAGTCGCTGTCACCACCTTCGACTCGCCGCCTTCACACTGGATGATTGTGTCGTTCACAGCAGACGCGCTGCGAGCGGCCGCgctggagttagagttagaattagagttagggttagagttagggttagagttagggttagggttagagttagggttagggttagggttagagttagagttagggttagggttagggttagagttagggttagggttagggttagagttagggttagagttagggttagagttagggttagagttagggttagggttagagttagggttagggttagggttagggttagagttagggttagggttagagttagggttgggttagaggttagggttagagttagggttagagggttagagttcgagttagggttagggttagagtagggttagggttagagggttagggttagagttagagttagagttagggttagagttagagttagagttagagttagggttagagttagagttagagttagggttagagttagagttagggttagagttagagttagagttagggtagggttagagttagggttagggttagaggttagggttagagttagagtttagggttagggttagagttagagttagagttagggttagggttagagttagagtttagagttagggttagagttagggttagagttagagttagggttagggttagagttagggttagggtagagttagggttagggttagggttagagttagggttagagttagggttagagttagggttagagtagggttagggttagggttagagggttagggttagggttagagttagagttaggttagagttagagttagagttagagttagggttagggttagagttagagttagggttagagttagggttagagttagagttagggttagggttagggttagagggttagggttagagttagagttagagttagagttagggttagagttagagttagggttagagttagggttagagttagggttagagttagagttagggttagggttagggttagggttagaggggttagggttagagttagagttagagttagagttagggttagggttagagttagagttagggttagagttaccctaaccctaactctaaccctaactccgtCTGTCTGCTCTTGAGAGCCAGTAGAGAAATATGGATTTCAGTCTTTAGCTCCTCCTCGACAGACCACAGCTACTCAACACACATCGCTTGTCTACCATCCTAACAGGAAGCCGTACGCCTCATTATGGCTCTCAAACCCCGCTGCATGATGGGAGTAGGACACCAGGTCAGAGTGGAGCCTGGGATCCCAGCAACCCCAACACACCTTCCAGGTGagactcacacacgcacacactctcacacacacagggtggaACCACTGTAGTTACTTCTTTGTTTTACTCAGAAATGAAGAAGAGTACGACTTTGGCTACGATGATGAGCCTTCCCCCTCGCCTCAAGGCTATGGCGGGACCCCCAACCCTCAGACCCCGGGGTACCCAGAAGTCCCCTCACCACAGGTCAACCCTCAGTACAACCCCCAAACTCCTGGAACGCCAGCGATGTGAGTAgactcacctccagcctcagaCGTTCTGTTGCCAGACctttaacgtgtgtgtgtgtgtgtgtgtgtgtgtgtgtgtgtgtgtgtgtgtgcgtgtgtgtgtgtgtgtgcaggtataACACAGAGCAGTACTCCCCCTATGcagccccctcccctcagggCTCCTATCAGCCTAGTCCCAGTCCTCAGAGCTACCACCAAGTGGCGCCCTCACCTGTTGGTTACcagaacacacactctcccGCCAGCTACCATCCGACGCCGTCTCCCATGGCCTATCAGGTACGCCGTCTCCCGTGGCCTATCAGGTACGCCGTCTCCCGTGGCCTATCAGGTACGCCGTCTCCCGTGGCCTATCAGGTACGCCGTCTCCCGTGGCCTATCAGGTACGCCGTCTCCCGTGGCCTATCAGGTACGCCGTCTCCCGTGGCCTATCAGGTACGCCGTCTCCCGTGGCCTATCAGGTACGCCGTCTCCCGTGGCCTATCAGGTACGCCGTCTCCCGTGGCCTATCAGGTACGCCGTCTCCCGTGGCCTATCAGGTACGCCGTCTCCCGTGGCCTATCAGGTACGCCGTCTCCCGTGGCCTATCAGGTACGCCGTCTCCCGTGGCCTATCAGGTACGCCGTCTCCCGTGGCCTATCAGGTACGCCGTCTCCCGTGGCCTATCAGGTACGCCGTCTCCCGTGGCCTATCAGGTACGCCGTCTCCCGTGGCCATGGCCGGCCGGCTCCTGGTGATTCACCGGGCAGTTTCAAAGCGTTAGTGCCAGAAGACGAGAACACTTGTGGTGTGGAAGTAGAAGCAAAGTCCAGACTTTTCAACCGATTGGTTTGGTGCTATACAATTAGTTTAGGGCAACTAGTTTAGGGCTTCCGTTGGAGCAAATCCCCAAACTAGTTGTGCTTAATATtctgcctccagctgctgtaACTGGAATATAGTAAAGTAAATTGCAATTAACGAGTGTTAAAATAACTAGCGGCATTAATTAAATATTGATTAGAGCGATGAAT is from Takifugu rubripes chromosome 11, fTakRub1.2, whole genome shotgun sequence and encodes:
- the triap1 gene encoding TP53-regulated inhibitor of apoptosis 1 translates to MNSVGEACTDLKREYDQCFNRWFAEKFLKGDRSGDPCTDSFRKYQHCVQKAIKEKDIPIEGVDFMGPNKDKPEG